Proteins from one Salinispora arenicola genomic window:
- a CDS encoding type I polyketide synthase: MNTTENPDESLIAVTALDCRFPGAPDTEAFWDLLVSERHGLTRHTSEQLTERGVPPRLREHTAYVPVGGVIDDQDRFDPEPFGLTDAEAALMDPQQRLFLEACWRALEAAGHGNGIGAGAVGVFAGAAHSDYLMRNLAHRYTSAASDPVGSLQTAMATVGDYLPLQVAHRLGLTGPAIAVNTTCSTSLVAVHLAAQSLLAGECDTALAGGASLIVPQGLGYLYVPDGIFSIDGRVRTFSAEGTGIVHSQGVGVAVLRRLADARADGDPVLAVLHGSAVNNDGANKTGFTAPSPRGQTRVIAEALAVAGVEARQISYVEAHGTATRLGDVVEIGALRRVFGSAGPAWCALGSVKSNIGHANSAAGIAGFAKTVLALHHGVLPATLDAEPLNPDLHLDDSPFTVARRTADWSGARYAGVSSFGIGGTNCHVVLGSAPAVSTPEPDPRPQLVLLSATSDAALAESVTDVADTVHTTTVAPADLAYTLHDGRPFRRHRVAAVVTGDRVGDRAALRAAVRRAAGTRVPKVVFLFPGGGAQYPGMGRGLMADEPEFADTVRECGALFDEPGRPRLTELIEADPADAAALRLARDPAYGLPALFTVSLATARVLIRWGIRPDVVVGHSLGEYVAAVVAGALPVADAAALVRVRSRGMSRAAGQGAMLAVPRPETEVATLLTDHPDLDLAAVNAPASCVVSGTEAAVAALESRLAADGVQPTRLRLDAAAHSRLVDPVLPELRAAASGVDARTPLVLLATTLTGDFLTSAPDADHWAPHLRSVVRFSDALTTAIGDGPAVVVQTGPGGGLLQLARKHPAVNLTATIATFPEPDEPGDERAALLTAAGELWTWGVDVSAEALHRPGRRRVALPGHPFDRRPLWIDPPEPEAEPTADAPNEDEPFQVPVWLPVPTLDEPASVTGRWLLDGPEDEPLVEAVRAHLSAAGAQVADRAEVTADATIPCAGVIVFDLAPDGDDPAAQVTGAVLRHAELARLTATWAHDSCLLHITRAVQQVESTDRPDPAAAAGTAVPRILAQEFPGLRWRAVDLPVAGEPNELARRVAEEATDLATGDRTGAEVALRGRHRWRRTVNPWRPRSDGPTDRTDAGTALLIGGLGDVGLTMADHLAERGWRVVVTGRTGLAPEAAPGSPAADRIEAVRRLTDRGLPVEVRAVDAGDPVATGALLRDIVDRFGRLDLVVHGAGVVASTAVTPLRSVDPEAARGHARAKVSAAVALRRALVELPEEARPATVLLMSSATTLVGGLGLAPYAAANRYLDALAEQQGAGGGTVWLSVAWDGWRVGPGGTERAVASRHSIGRRDGMRALDRLLALAGRGRAPALVAVSPAELRPRLSGGAVGTRRHVAPARRNGQAENSARGDAEATLAKVWSELLGFEVSDRDADFFALGGHSLLATRMLARLRDEHGVHLRLQDLLARPTVASLAALLPTASEADPLLPTAGDSDPTDDTGPPAGTASPAGQESTEAGPDGDGPREFPLTRVQHAYWVGGSGGYRLGDVPCSFHLEHDCPGLDMARYEDAWNAVIARHPMLRAIITPEGRNRILDRVPRYRIRVRDLSALDEPVRLEKLSRIRAEMVGREPRPGRWPLVDIRAARLPGGIVRLFVNVDVLVCDTASFLLWDRELRARYEDPHVELPRVGTTFAACVAALERRAHSPERERAARYWRDRLDTLPGAPALPVRPAEPGARPRFARRTARLEPAQWQALRAEAARRGLTPTAVLLAAYGDALAAWSGQGRFAITLTLFDRPPVHPDVNLVVGDFTSLLLHEVDRARPGTFADDASEAQRTLFRDLDHREFSALETLAERSARSGATESVPVVFTSALGLTDPLGGEHDLDWMGNPVYGISSTPQTWLDHQVIEQHGALLLQWDVLENVLPADEADEAFSGYVDWVRRLADETEEWDTPRPAGPSAAGRSSPTGPPHRESVGTGTGETALLLRAGAAEPPLFLIHPSGGDVLCYGELVRLLADDRPVVGLTDPALTGGVGPADIPALAEHYLDAVRQHQPHGPYLLGGWSMGGTLAHEMACLLERRGERTALLLMIDSNTPDRIRTLHGQGAPQAIAAVRYLHSLAAFLDLDLGFGPAEEAELLDRTGDDIRRAVTQRLRDAGLLSRRDTADIRLRVFERHLRILGEHRAGHLSDPTTRLLLVRAALPSPHNSGVGMGVDDAPDLSRLGWDGHVRGPIHEVVVEGHHYSLLTGDAAKTIAEHLNRTLAALPHPLRQPSDAATSDLT, translated from the coding sequence GTGAATACGACCGAGAACCCTGACGAGTCGTTGATCGCCGTCACCGCGCTGGACTGCCGGTTTCCCGGCGCCCCCGACACCGAAGCGTTCTGGGACCTGCTGGTCTCCGAGCGCCACGGCCTCACCCGGCACACCTCCGAGCAGCTCACTGAGCGAGGGGTGCCCCCGCGGTTGCGTGAACATACCGCATACGTCCCGGTCGGCGGTGTCATCGACGATCAGGACCGGTTCGACCCGGAGCCGTTCGGGCTCACCGACGCCGAAGCCGCGCTCATGGATCCGCAGCAACGGCTATTCCTGGAAGCGTGCTGGCGTGCCCTCGAAGCCGCCGGGCACGGCAACGGGATCGGGGCTGGAGCCGTCGGGGTGTTCGCCGGGGCGGCGCACAGTGACTATCTGATGCGCAACCTGGCCCACCGATACACCTCGGCCGCGAGTGACCCGGTCGGGAGCCTCCAGACGGCGATGGCGACCGTCGGGGACTACCTTCCGCTTCAGGTGGCACACCGTCTCGGGCTGACCGGGCCGGCGATCGCCGTCAACACGACCTGCTCCACCTCGCTGGTCGCCGTGCACCTGGCGGCTCAGTCGTTGCTGGCGGGCGAGTGTGACACCGCGCTGGCCGGAGGCGCGTCGCTGATCGTGCCCCAGGGCCTCGGCTACCTGTACGTCCCGGACGGGATCTTCTCCATCGATGGTCGGGTACGCACATTCTCGGCCGAGGGCACCGGAATCGTTCACTCCCAGGGCGTCGGCGTCGCGGTTCTCCGTCGGCTCGCCGACGCGCGGGCCGATGGTGACCCGGTGCTGGCGGTGCTGCACGGGTCGGCGGTCAACAACGACGGCGCGAACAAGACCGGCTTCACCGCACCGTCTCCACGCGGCCAGACGCGCGTCATCGCCGAGGCGTTGGCCGTGGCCGGTGTGGAGGCGCGACAGATCAGCTACGTCGAGGCACACGGCACCGCCACCCGCCTCGGCGACGTCGTGGAGATCGGCGCATTGCGCCGCGTGTTCGGTTCCGCCGGTCCGGCCTGGTGCGCCCTGGGCTCGGTAAAAAGCAATATCGGGCACGCCAACTCGGCCGCCGGCATCGCTGGATTCGCCAAGACCGTGCTCGCGCTGCACCACGGGGTCCTTCCGGCCACCCTCGACGCCGAACCACTCAACCCGGACCTTCACCTGGACGACTCCCCGTTCACCGTCGCCCGACGCACCGCCGACTGGTCCGGGGCGCGGTACGCGGGCGTGAGCTCGTTCGGCATCGGCGGCACGAACTGTCACGTTGTGCTCGGCAGCGCACCGGCCGTGTCCACCCCCGAACCCGACCCGCGTCCCCAACTGGTGTTGCTCTCCGCCACCAGCGACGCCGCCCTGGCCGAGAGCGTCACCGACGTTGCCGACACGGTTCACACCACGACGGTGGCGCCCGCCGACCTCGCGTACACCCTGCACGACGGGCGACCGTTCCGGCGGCATCGCGTCGCGGCGGTTGTCACCGGTGATCGCGTCGGCGACCGCGCTGCCCTGCGCGCTGCCGTCCGCCGCGCGGCGGGCACACGTGTTCCCAAGGTTGTCTTCCTGTTCCCCGGCGGTGGTGCCCAGTACCCCGGCATGGGCCGTGGGCTGATGGCCGACGAGCCGGAGTTCGCCGACACCGTACGGGAATGCGGGGCGCTGTTCGACGAACCCGGCCGGCCCCGGCTGACCGAGCTGATCGAGGCCGACCCCGCCGACGCCGCCGCGCTGCGGCTCGCCCGCGACCCGGCGTACGGCCTACCGGCGCTGTTCACCGTGTCGTTGGCCACCGCGCGCGTGCTCATCCGGTGGGGTATACGACCGGACGTCGTGGTGGGGCACAGCCTGGGCGAGTACGTCGCGGCGGTGGTGGCCGGCGCGCTGCCGGTAGCGGACGCGGCGGCCCTGGTGCGGGTCCGGTCCCGAGGGATGTCACGGGCTGCCGGTCAGGGCGCGATGCTTGCTGTTCCCCGGCCCGAGACAGAGGTCGCCACGCTGCTGACCGACCACCCCGACTTAGATCTGGCCGCGGTCAACGCCCCCGCCTCGTGCGTGGTCTCCGGGACCGAGGCAGCGGTGGCCGCGCTGGAGTCACGGCTGGCCGCAGACGGTGTCCAACCCACTCGACTTCGGTTGGACGCCGCCGCCCACTCGCGACTCGTTGACCCCGTCCTGCCCGAACTCCGGGCGGCGGCCTCGGGCGTGGACGCCCGGACACCGCTGGTGCTGCTGGCCACCACCCTCACCGGTGACTTCCTCACCTCCGCGCCCGACGCTGACCACTGGGCACCGCACCTGCGGTCCGTGGTGCGTTTCTCCGACGCGCTAACCACCGCCATCGGCGACGGCCCGGCCGTGGTCGTGCAGACCGGACCTGGTGGCGGCCTGCTGCAGCTTGCCCGCAAACACCCGGCGGTGAATCTGACGGCGACCATCGCCACCTTCCCCGAGCCGGACGAACCCGGTGACGAACGGGCCGCGTTGCTCACCGCCGCCGGTGAACTCTGGACGTGGGGTGTGGATGTCAGCGCCGAGGCCCTGCACCGGCCTGGCCGGCGGCGGGTGGCACTGCCTGGTCACCCGTTCGATCGACGGCCGCTGTGGATCGACCCGCCCGAACCGGAGGCGGAACCCACCGCGGATGCCCCGAATGAGGACGAACCCTTCCAGGTGCCGGTCTGGCTACCTGTACCGACACTGGACGAACCGGCCAGCGTCACCGGCCGATGGCTGCTGGACGGGCCCGAGGACGAGCCCTTGGTGGAGGCGGTACGTGCTCATCTGAGCGCCGCTGGCGCCCAGGTTGCCGACCGCGCCGAGGTCACCGCCGACGCCACGATCCCGTGCGCCGGTGTGATCGTGTTCGACCTCGCGCCCGACGGCGACGACCCCGCCGCGCAGGTGACCGGAGCGGTCCTACGCCACGCCGAATTGGCCCGCCTCACCGCCACCTGGGCCCACGACAGTTGTCTGCTGCACATCACCCGGGCCGTCCAGCAGGTCGAGAGCACCGACCGGCCGGATCCCGCCGCTGCAGCCGGCACGGCCGTACCGCGGATCCTGGCACAGGAGTTCCCCGGACTGCGATGGCGCGCCGTCGACCTACCGGTAGCCGGGGAGCCGAACGAACTGGCCCGCCGGGTCGCTGAAGAGGCGACGGACCTGGCCACCGGCGATCGGACCGGAGCGGAGGTGGCGCTCCGCGGAAGACACCGCTGGCGGCGCACCGTGAACCCGTGGCGGCCCCGTTCGGACGGACCGACGGACCGGACGGATGCGGGTACCGCGCTGCTCATTGGCGGGTTGGGCGACGTCGGTCTCACCATGGCCGACCATCTGGCCGAGCGGGGTTGGCGGGTCGTCGTCACCGGCCGTACCGGCCTGGCACCCGAAGCGGCACCAGGTAGCCCGGCAGCCGACCGGATCGAGGCAGTCCGGCGACTGACCGACCGTGGTCTCCCGGTGGAGGTACGCGCGGTCGACGCCGGAGATCCCGTGGCCACCGGCGCACTGCTGCGTGACATCGTCGACCGGTTCGGCCGGCTGGACCTCGTAGTCCACGGCGCGGGCGTGGTCGCCTCGACGGCGGTCACCCCCCTGCGGTCAGTCGACCCCGAGGCGGCGCGTGGCCACGCGCGGGCCAAGGTGTCGGCGGCCGTCGCCCTGCGGCGGGCCCTCGTGGAGTTGCCCGAGGAGGCCCGCCCCGCCACCGTACTGCTGATGTCGTCGGCGACGACCCTGGTGGGCGGCCTGGGACTGGCTCCGTACGCTGCGGCGAACCGCTACCTGGACGCGCTGGCGGAGCAACAGGGCGCGGGGGGCGGCACGGTCTGGCTCAGCGTGGCCTGGGACGGCTGGCGGGTCGGCCCGGGCGGCACCGAGCGGGCCGTCGCGTCTCGGCACTCGATCGGGCGGCGGGACGGCATGCGGGCACTGGATCGGCTGCTCGCCCTGGCCGGCCGTGGGCGGGCCCCCGCGCTGGTCGCGGTCTCTCCCGCCGAGCTGCGCCCCCGCCTGTCCGGCGGGGCAGTCGGCACCCGGCGACACGTCGCGCCCGCGAGGCGGAACGGCCAGGCCGAAAACAGTGCCCGTGGGGACGCGGAGGCGACCCTCGCCAAGGTCTGGTCGGAACTGCTCGGTTTCGAGGTGTCCGACCGGGACGCCGACTTCTTCGCCCTCGGCGGGCACTCGCTGCTCGCCACCCGGATGCTGGCTCGACTGCGGGACGAGCACGGTGTCCACCTGCGCTTGCAGGATCTCCTGGCACGACCGACCGTCGCGTCGCTGGCGGCGCTCCTGCCAACGGCCAGCGAGGCCGACCCGCTCCTGCCGACGGCCGGCGATTCCGACCCGACAGACGACACCGGTCCGCCCGCCGGCACGGCATCTCCGGCTGGCCAGGAGTCCACGGAAGCCGGACCGGACGGGGACGGGCCACGGGAGTTCCCACTGACTCGGGTACAGCACGCGTACTGGGTCGGCGGCTCAGGTGGCTACCGGCTCGGTGACGTGCCCTGCTCGTTCCACCTGGAACACGACTGTCCTGGGCTGGACATGGCCCGATACGAGGACGCGTGGAACGCCGTGATTGCCCGGCACCCGATGCTCCGCGCGATCATCACTCCTGAAGGCCGCAACCGCATCCTCGACCGGGTGCCCCGGTACCGCATTCGGGTCCGGGACCTCTCCGCGCTCGACGAACCCGTCCGGCTGGAGAAGCTCTCCCGGATCAGAGCGGAGATGGTGGGGCGGGAACCTCGTCCGGGTCGCTGGCCGCTGGTCGACATCCGCGCCGCCCGGCTGCCCGGCGGGATCGTACGCCTCTTCGTCAACGTCGACGTGCTCGTCTGCGACACCGCCAGCTTCCTGCTCTGGGACCGCGAGCTGCGCGCCCGGTACGAGGATCCGCACGTCGAGCTGCCACGGGTGGGCACGACCTTCGCCGCGTGCGTCGCCGCGCTGGAACGGCGCGCGCACAGCCCGGAACGTGAACGCGCGGCGCGCTACTGGCGCGACCGGCTCGACACCCTGCCCGGGGCCCCCGCGCTGCCGGTCCGTCCGGCAGAGCCCGGAGCCCGGCCCCGGTTCGCGCGACGCACCGCACGGCTGGAGCCGGCACAGTGGCAGGCGCTCCGGGCGGAGGCGGCCCGGCGTGGCCTTACCCCGACCGCCGTGCTACTCGCGGCATACGGGGACGCGCTGGCGGCCTGGTCCGGACAGGGACGGTTCGCCATCACCCTGACCCTGTTTGACCGCCCACCGGTGCATCCGGACGTCAACCTGGTCGTCGGGGACTTCACCTCCCTGCTGCTGCACGAGGTCGACCGGGCCCGCCCCGGGACGTTCGCCGACGACGCAAGCGAAGCGCAGCGGACCCTCTTCCGCGACCTGGACCACCGCGAGTTCTCTGCGCTGGAAACGCTGGCCGAAAGATCGGCGCGCAGCGGCGCCACCGAGTCCGTACCCGTGGTGTTCACCAGCGCGCTGGGGCTGACCGATCCGCTCGGCGGCGAGCACGATCTGGACTGGATGGGCAACCCTGTCTACGGCATCAGCAGCACGCCGCAGACCTGGCTCGACCACCAGGTGATCGAGCAGCATGGCGCCCTGCTTCTGCAATGGGACGTGTTGGAGAACGTCCTACCCGCCGACGAGGCGGACGAGGCGTTCTCCGGCTACGTCGATTGGGTGCGCCGGCTGGCCGACGAGACCGAGGAGTGGGATACACCCAGGCCGGCAGGGCCGAGCGCGGCCGGGCGATCGAGCCCGACCGGGCCACCGCACCGCGAGTCAGTGGGGACGGGCACGGGCGAGACCGCGCTGCTGCTGCGCGCCGGTGCCGCCGAGCCCCCGCTGTTCCTGATTCATCCGTCCGGTGGTGACGTGCTCTGCTACGGCGAACTCGTCAGGCTGTTGGCCGACGACCGCCCGGTGGTCGGGCTCACCGACCCCGCCCTCACCGGAGGCGTCGGGCCCGCGGACATCCCAGCCCTGGCCGAGCACTACCTGGACGCGGTGCGCCAACACCAACCGCACGGCCCGTACCTGCTCGGTGGCTGGTCGATGGGGGGCACGTTGGCCCACGAGATGGCCTGCCTGCTCGAACGGCGTGGCGAGCGCACCGCCCTGCTGCTCATGATCGACTCGAACACGCCGGACCGGATCAGGACTCTGCACGGCCAGGGGGCTCCGCAGGCCATCGCCGCGGTGCGCTACCTGCACTCACTGGCGGCGTTCCTCGACCTGGACCTCGGATTCGGCCCGGCCGAGGAAGCCGAGCTTCTTGACCGCACCGGCGACGACATCCGTCGTGCCGTCACGCAACGGCTACGCGACGCTGGCTTGTTGAGCCGGCGGGACACCGCCGACATCCGGCTGCGGGTGTTCGAGCGGCACCTGCGGATTCTCGGGGAGCACCGGGCGGGTCACCTTAGCGATCCGACAACCCGGCTGCTCCTCGTCCGGGCCGCGCTGCCGTCGCCCCACAACAGCGGCGTGGGCATGGGCGTGGACGACGCGCCTGACCTGTCCCGGCTCGGTTGGGACGGCCACGTGCGCGGCCCGATACACGAGGTGGTCGTCGAGGGGCACCACTACTCGCTGCTCACCGGGGACGCCGCCAAGACGATCGCCGAACACCTCAACAGGACACTCGCGGCGCTGCCGCATCCGCTCCGACAACCATCCGACGCTGCGACATCCGATCTCACCTAG
- a CDS encoding ABC transporter substrate-binding protein — protein sequence MPTPVRSRLLRRGLLPLTIAALLLAGCGTDTTTGSSADEPGTPVDGGTLRYVVPGSPATASNDPHGGLGNESDLMRFALTYDVLTVPGADGTPQPRLAQTWKANQSLDRWTFHLREDATFTDGQPVLAKDVLYSLTRIADKAAENYGRLADFDMAAASAPDDHTVVLATRAPMAEAPKALESISFVVPEGSTDFAEPVRGSGPFRMTETDAQTAVLLRNDDWWGERPHLDRIEIRAVADPQARAAAVTSGQADVAGSVSPAAVKAAEAGGDVQVVRRKGVTEYPIIMRLDSAPFDDPRVREAFRLATDRQALVDTVFLGYGQIANDLPTPYDPSYPQDLTQRTRDLDRARDLLEQAGHADGLTLTLHTTTSYPGMDTAATLWARQLADVGVQVDVKVEPADTYWTAIYAKKDFYVGYYGGISFPDLVRVGLLAASPTNETAWRNASFDAEFNAAMGILDPAERNTRLARIQQDLWRDGGYVVWGVGDGLDLTAPGVHALPDGPGFQRMFIERAWKTR from the coding sequence ATGCCTACCCCTGTCAGATCCCGCCTGCTCCGGCGCGGGCTGCTGCCCCTCACCATCGCCGCCCTGCTGCTGGCCGGCTGCGGCACCGACACCACGACCGGTAGTTCCGCCGACGAGCCCGGCACGCCGGTCGACGGCGGCACCCTGCGCTACGTCGTACCGGGATCGCCGGCGACCGCGAGCAACGACCCACATGGCGGGCTCGGCAACGAGTCCGACCTCATGCGCTTCGCGCTGACCTACGACGTGCTCACCGTGCCCGGCGCCGACGGCACCCCGCAGCCGCGCCTGGCCCAAACGTGGAAGGCGAACCAGAGCCTGGACCGCTGGACGTTTCACCTGCGCGAGGACGCCACCTTCACCGACGGCCAGCCGGTACTCGCCAAGGACGTGCTCTACTCGCTGACCCGGATAGCGGACAAGGCCGCCGAGAACTACGGCCGACTGGCCGACTTCGACATGGCCGCCGCCAGCGCACCAGACGACCACACGGTGGTGTTGGCGACCCGGGCGCCGATGGCTGAAGCACCGAAGGCGCTGGAATCGATCAGCTTCGTCGTTCCCGAGGGCAGCACGGACTTCGCCGAGCCGGTCCGCGGCTCAGGACCCTTCCGGATGACCGAGACCGACGCCCAGACCGCCGTACTCCTGCGAAACGACGACTGGTGGGGCGAACGACCGCACCTGGACCGAATCGAGATCCGGGCCGTCGCCGACCCGCAGGCCCGCGCCGCTGCCGTGACCTCCGGCCAGGCGGACGTCGCCGGAAGCGTCAGCCCGGCGGCGGTCAAGGCTGCCGAGGCCGGCGGTGACGTGCAGGTGGTCCGCCGCAAGGGCGTGACCGAGTACCCGATCATCATGCGCCTGGACTCCGCACCGTTCGACGATCCACGAGTGCGGGAGGCGTTCCGTCTCGCGACCGACCGGCAGGCCCTCGTCGACACGGTGTTCCTCGGATACGGCCAGATCGCCAACGATCTGCCCACCCCGTACGACCCGTCGTACCCGCAGGATCTGACGCAGCGCACCCGGGACCTGGACCGGGCCAGGGACCTACTCGAGCAGGCCGGACACGCGGACGGGCTGACGCTGACCCTGCACACCACGACGTCGTACCCCGGCATGGACACCGCGGCCACCCTGTGGGCCAGGCAACTCGCCGACGTCGGCGTACAGGTCGACGTGAAGGTGGAGCCAGCCGACACCTACTGGACCGCCATCTACGCCAAGAAGGACTTCTACGTCGGCTACTACGGCGGCATCTCCTTCCCCGACCTAGTACGCGTCGGTCTGCTGGCCGCCTCGCCGACCAACGAGACCGCCTGGCGCAACGCGTCGTTCGACGCCGAGTTCAACGCCGCCATGGGCATTCTGGACCCGGCCGAGCGCAACACCCGACTGGCCCGTATCCAGCAGGACCTATGGCGCGACGGCGGGTACGTGGTGTGGGGCGTCGGTGATGGGTTGGACCTGACTGCCCCCGGTGTGCACGCTCTGCCCGACGGTCCCGGCTTCCAGCGGATGTTCATCGAACGCGCCTGGAAGACGAGGTGA
- a CDS encoding ABC transporter permease, producing the protein MIARRLTRTALLVLAATVVVFAATEALPGDAASIRKAGRASPEQIAQARGQLGLDQPLVVRYLRWLGGLLQGDLGSSLSSGRPVSDLLGQRLPATAGLVGIALGTTVLLTVAGLIVTQLRRGRGGMLATGLAAVPQAVYAAALGALLSATLGWLPAVSLLPPGGNPWQEPQTLVLPALTLALPSAAYACTLLRGVLTDALRRPHVVDAYRRGLPPILVLLRHVLPFLVVPALQVLALTAGWLAAGTALVETIYGFPGLGGLLVSAVAVRDVPVVQGAALVPVATVLLGMLLADLAAAAVHRTGRPAAVRPARTAESTP; encoded by the coding sequence GTGATCGCACGCCGCCTCACCCGGACAGCGCTTCTGGTTCTGGCGGCCACCGTGGTGGTTTTCGCCGCTACCGAGGCGTTGCCGGGTGACGCGGCGTCCATCCGGAAGGCGGGTCGGGCCTCGCCCGAGCAAATCGCCCAGGCACGCGGACAACTCGGCTTGGACCAACCGCTAGTGGTGCGGTACCTACGGTGGCTGGGCGGGCTGCTCCAAGGAGACCTGGGTTCGTCGCTGAGCAGCGGCCGGCCGGTGAGTGACCTGCTCGGCCAACGCCTGCCCGCGACCGCCGGCCTGGTCGGGATCGCGCTCGGAACCACGGTGCTGCTCACCGTGGCCGGCCTCATCGTCACGCAGCTGCGTCGGGGCCGGGGCGGAATGCTCGCCACCGGTCTCGCCGCAGTGCCCCAGGCCGTCTACGCGGCGGCGCTGGGCGCGCTGCTGTCCGCCACGTTGGGGTGGCTTCCGGCCGTCTCCCTGCTGCCACCGGGCGGCAATCCGTGGCAGGAGCCACAGACGCTCGTCCTGCCGGCGCTGACCCTGGCGCTGCCATCGGCCGCGTACGCCTGCACGCTGCTGCGTGGCGTGCTGACCGACGCCCTGCGCCGGCCGCACGTCGTCGACGCGTACCGCCGCGGCCTGCCGCCGATACTGGTGCTGCTGCGGCACGTCCTGCCGTTCCTGGTCGTACCGGCGTTGCAGGTTCTCGCGTTGACCGCCGGCTGGCTCGCCGCCGGGACTGCCCTGGTGGAGACGATCTACGGCTTTCCCGGCCTCGGCGGACTGCTCGTGTCGGCGGTGGCGGTGCGGGACGTACCGGTGGTGCAGGGCGCCGCCCTGGTACCCGTCGCGACCGTGCTGCTCGGGATGCTGCTCGCCGATCTCGCCGCCGCGGCAGTGCATCGAACCGGCCGTCCCGCCGCGGTGCGGCCGGCTCGGACGGCGGAGAGCACTCCGTGA
- a CDS encoding ABC transporter permease codes for MTRIRWSAVAPVTALVVFTVALLGRYLAPNDPEQPVAVPWSAPSARLPFGADALGRDVLSRVLAGGANLLGVALTAAAAALLVGVALGLVAGWWPRRAGRVVRWLGDLLLAVPALILALVLAVALPGATAVVVASVLSGAPLTARVVATQCATVRDSGYLHAAVERGEHGLVVLVRELLPALRGLVAADAGLRLITALQLATTLAVLGFGPQPPDPDWALMLSENLPGAALNPTALLAPAVPLALCALLCAASAHTATRGREGVA; via the coding sequence GTGACGCGCATCCGCTGGAGCGCTGTCGCGCCGGTCACGGCGCTGGTGGTATTCACGGTGGCCCTGCTGGGTCGGTACCTCGCGCCGAACGACCCGGAACAGCCGGTGGCCGTGCCCTGGTCCGCCCCGTCCGCGCGGCTGCCGTTCGGTGCCGACGCGTTGGGCCGCGATGTGCTGTCCCGGGTGCTGGCCGGCGGCGCGAATCTGCTCGGGGTCGCCCTCACCGCTGCGGCGGCGGCTCTCCTGGTCGGAGTAGCGCTGGGGCTGGTAGCGGGCTGGTGGCCGAGGCGGGCGGGCCGCGTGGTGCGCTGGCTCGGCGATCTGTTGCTGGCGGTGCCCGCCCTGATCCTCGCCCTGGTACTGGCGGTGGCGCTACCGGGGGCAACGGCGGTGGTGGTCGCCTCCGTGCTCAGCGGCGCGCCGCTCACCGCCCGGGTCGTGGCCACCCAGTGCGCCACCGTCCGGGACAGCGGCTACCTGCACGCGGCCGTCGAACGGGGGGAACACGGGCTGGTCGTGCTGGTACGGGAACTCCTGCCGGCGTTGCGCGGCCTGGTGGCGGCTGACGCTGGACTACGGCTGATTACGGCGCTACAACTGGCCACCACGCTCGCAGTCCTCGGTTTCGGCCCACAGCCCCCGGATCCTGACTGGGCGTTGATGCTGAGCGAGAACCTACCCGGCGCCGCACTCAACCCCACCGCGCTGCTGGCGCCCGCCGTGCCGTTGGCGCTGTGCGCGTTGCTCTGCGCCGCTAGTGCGCACACCGCCACACGAGGGCGGGAAGGGGTGGCATGA